The following is a genomic window from Amphiura filiformis chromosome 4, Afil_fr2py, whole genome shotgun sequence.
ttataaatgaaataaataaaatcaaacatttcaattttcctTCCTTATTATCTTATTAAAATGACCATTCCAACTACGACTTGGCTATGGCAAGCCAAGTGTGCAATAATGGCAAGCCAAGTGTACAGATTTTTCTCATAGTTATCTTCCATAAACTTCGAAGTCAGTGAAGTTATGTATCCGATATCGACGTGCAATAGGCAGACAAACTAAGTTCTATCAGTTTACTTTAATGGATTTAGTTTTCTGACTAAGGTATCGAATTACCGCACACTTGATTTGTCATAACTAGTTAGAATACTTTGATATAGCAGTTACATTTTTGCATAGCCCTGGTTTTTGTCACACCACACACAGAAACTTGGGACCTTTGGTTAAGTTGCGGAGTGGATGCGTGTTCAACTCAGGCGGCAGTTGTGCTCTGATCATGCCGCCGTCGTAATTGCTGAGGtagtagagagcttgcgaaatgacgttactttaactttaactttaacgtctagaggattatgtattcaaaaccaccttggttttgaatacataatcctctagacgttaaagttaaagtaacgtcatttcgcaagctctctagtaACTTGAACGGGTTACCCCGGGACCCGCGAAAGAGTttgcttcatcatgttcatatccaCATGGCGCAGATCCTCCACAGTATAGCAGACAGGCAGTAAGCGACTTTCCCGAACAGGACATgtgagacaaaaaaaaagttAGGTCACCTCGAGGACTGCGGCTCTAAAGAAGTTAACCATATGTTAACTGACAGGAGCACGGAGCCCGAACCCCAAATTAAACACCACCTCGCTATAGCAAGGAATGCTGCATGCATCAAAGAAGTTACCATGTTAATTGTCCGTCCGGGACTCGAAGTCTCGAACCCACAATATCGATATGATAGGCGGACGATTTTGACCACTATACGTTTTCACGTACTAACTGGGTTGTTTTGTATATAAACCGGATTATCTCCCGGATTATCTCGGGTAAGAACCGGGGTATTTTGCGTATAAACCGTGTTAACGTCAGAAAATGACACTCTTCTCGGTTGACATGGTTGAGAAGATGAATGTTGACTAGGCACACATGTAGCAGATCTTAATCTCTGTGTTGAAAATGGATTAGTACTGGGATATGAACTTAAGTCCAGTTGTGAGTAGTCTGCGATATCCGTTTGGAGCGGAATGGGGGGATTATCTTGGACTTCGTTTTGGTCATACATTTGAGCcaattgtggttcttgagtttgaGCCGGAAAATCTGCTTCTGGTAGTTGATGCTTCATCACCTGAGCATAACTAGGTAATGGTTGGCCGTGGTGTGATGTAATTTGGtcatttggctggtttgcgtatGTATAAGCAGGATCATGATGAGGAGGATGTTGGCGCCTTTCAGGGTATGAATGTTGGCGGAGCAGTAGAGGTTGACTTTGGGGATTTATTAAATCGGAACAATGAGCAGGAACTGATGTAGAATGTACTAGGGAATGAGGACATTTGGTACACAGGTACACCTTTCCGTTTTCGCTTTGATAAACAGGGATATATCCAGACAAGGTACCTGATTGATTTGCATGCGGAGGTGGAGGGGGAGGAGGGTACTTTGGTGGAGAAATATCGTCACTCTCAGGGAACGAGCCTTCGGAGAAAGCAGAATCAAAACTTCTTTCTGATATGAGTCTACTCCTACTAGTACGAGTTGGGAATTCTTGCATATTTGCTATTGGCTCATATAAAACTTCTTCGTCCTCTTCTGGTGGCTCATCGGGAAGGGGATTTTCTGTTAGTCCTGTTCGTGGCGAAGGAGTGCAACCTTTGATGTTCTTATCTTGTGTGTCCGCTCTTGGCCTTTGGGAATCACTATACCTCCTATAGATTAGTACTGCGAATATGATTATAACAGCCAAGCAAACCACGAGAGCTGATATTCCAATGAACATGTACATCTGGCCGTCTTCTTGTTGATCTGATCCTAATGCGCTCTCCTGTGCCACTGCCATCTGCCTTTTGTCGTCATCTTCGTTAATCATTGGCACACCATCGATAATCTCAACGTAACCGCTTGCACCTGTTAACACCGTTGCTACACTCACTTCTGTTTTATCGTATGATGTTGGCTTTGGGAGATCTTTACACTTCAAAATGACAGCTTGGCTGACGTCTTTCATAGGCATACCTGTAAAATCTTCTGGACCTTGACAAATGACTTCGGTTCTTGTATCCGCGATTATTGTGGAACTTTCTTGTACGTGTTTCTCGTACCATTGCATCAACACCTCATTCGTGCAGCCACAACTCATGGGATTTCCAGCGAAAAATACTCTCTGGATGTCAACCAACCCGCTAGAAATGTTCCGAACATCAATGATGTTATTGAAACTCAAGTCTATTTCTGCCAGGTTGCCGAGACTTTCAAACTCCAGAGCTCCAACATGGATTTCCGATATTGAGTTATGTGATGCTATAAGCGATGTCAAACTTGGCAGTCCGCGAAACATTCCACTTTCTAAACGCATCAACAAATTATTCTGAATCTCTATACGCTTAAGTTGGGCTAACCCTTGGAACTGCTCACTGTGGAAATACTCCAGCCGATTATTAGACAACATCAGGAATCGTAACGTTCTTAGACTATGAAAAACATTATGCGGTAAAGTTCTCAAACCATTGTCATTCAAATATAACCGCTCAATGGAGTTCAACCCGGCGAATGCCCCAGCTTCAATGACTTCCAAACTCGCGACGTTCAAATAGAGATTCCTCAACTTCGACAGTCCATAGAATGTGTTATTTACAATAATTACAAGCGGGTTGTTTTGAAGGAAGATCTCTTTCAATTCCACACAAGCTGCAAAAGCACGAGGTGTGATATTTCTAATGTTGTTGTATTCTAGATAGACATACCGAAGTTTGCCGTAACCGGACAAAGAGCTTTCGTCCAAGTACTGCAGAGCGTTCCTCCTAAAGTCCAAGAAAGATGCTTCGCTACATTGTGATGCAACCGGGATGATGTCCAGATTTTGGTTTGAGCAATCCGCGTGGTTGTGGTCTGGACTGTAGTCGCATATCTCATTGCATTCTTCAGTCCATACTACGGGAATTGTTCCACATAAGAAAATACAGTATTCCACTGCAAAGAGTGTTAAGATAGCTGAAGTCTTCATGGTGACATGTGGTCATATCAATCTTCTGCGCCTACATGACATCAGGGGTctgcaaaatacaaaaataaaaataaataaataaataaataaataaaagaagacggaaaatgatcgatttaatgatATGTGGTGGACTGTGTGGTGAGGGCAGATGAAGATCACTGTTACTACACAAAACGCATGCCTTAAGGTaagttcatactacgccgcaattgcgatgcggtgcgttgctgatatatcgattactttttccgcaactcatcgcatttccaagttaaaatgtttttaactttattgcgataccgcaatgcagtgTTCTGCGGTACGATACAGTGCGGCAACGCATGGCATCGTATCGCAATTGCGGCGTAGCATAAACGGACCTTATCCCGCGGCTGCTGAGCTACCCGTGAGCGAATCGTCAATTCAAAGCgtgttcattcattttattcatattagccgcccaaaccaatttggcgccccctatcatgcctatagaATGTTTGTGTGCTTGGGACACAAATTGGGACAATTGGTACCACTTTCGTAAGTGgtgcacaccgtcatcgtccctatatcttcgtgtcaaaaattgccgtgatagtatgatgaatcctcacgtttttcaacagctacgcatggtgattttgttcgagataggccgagcgactcaggctaagcatacaacttgagattttgagagcctgccacactgtttctattctatgtttttacgattttcgcatgatcagtatatggctggccgtaaccgccacaacgtggagctgctacgcgtagcttacttttcgcttcgcggagctaaattgaccaatcatgttagatcttttcattacgcggagccagtggatgcatcctcgttccagagagagaaaactcttgccaaaattaatgtttactatggggattttaaatgaatcgaatgtaaataaaccacgaccagttatacaggatcaataccattgtttgattagtgtatagtcaatgttagcttgcatgcatgtgtcatgtgtgtggcgtgtttgtttgtttgtttgtctactgtgtcaggccaggatcactgacacccacggtactgatactgtcatactatcacggtgatcatattgttgaatgttgttgactttaaaataatcatgatgcagtcatgtctacagtagaattcaccacgacctttgaaggacttaaaccccattaaaagctattaaaccaagataacactcaatgaaaacagctcaactatgttacatcagatcttctctggttaaatacacactgcacttgtgtctgttttacctgtgcaatgagcaatgagctggtattatagtttcagttgggtgaacggttacaaagcgaacgcaaggtaacaatactgtgtgggcttttgtttacgaaatgagacaatagtctgcttattgttaaccagcgttcttgaaaatgagaagcataatggtttgcagacttaacacggtttagaaataatttcttcatattttttggtgttatctgtcgtttacatatccttcctaaaacgcaaaagtaccaatatttccaaacacctaaattagctaaaaatttaggacatgttacaaaactatattttctagaatttcagagaatactttaaatattggccggttattttttacacagtgacgtcaactaggcaatggcctatacttctaacatacactatttgtagaggtcacgcgtcaatggtgagcgcactgagtattgtgtataggaaaacggacagtaactacagtatgtatggcctactactagtatataaagtaaatccgaactggtttgctgaaggtcgaattccgcaggccacgccgcgccgcgcaagttgtacaaattagctcccggcgatacactgcagatcgcagaattgtgtgcatggtttacccaccactctgcctagctatatagttatgtataataccatggtaggtattatatatctatatctataatatatatatctataatacctaccatgataatactgtatgagtttcttatgagtgcatgtccatcttaataataagtcggttcgtacttttcataaactactttttgaatcataactttcgtgaccgaggatatcttgcaactacgtgaagctcgtctggcaaattcttaatgaataaattcgcttcacgtaatgagtaagtcgtacttgattggtcagttttacctccgagtaatgaaaaactctaacatgattggtcaatttggctccacggagcaaaaagtcagctacgcgtagcagctccaagttgtggcggttgcggcctaccatagcagtatcccatatgatatttctattgcaagaaaattttatttgttgtcaggtaaatcacaggttttattttaaatacactaactgtaaattaaatacactaattagtgaggaccggtattttgctgtggatatgtttaactgcaattttgaggtaaaaaatttgaaatcccgggtaaaaattttgatatattcaactctttgagaaaataattatataaaggaatgcatgtaaaatccaggtgcaatacaatgtacattattgacacactatcactctttatctacgtcaataatagaatatcgatttcaatcgaattgaatacattgctccattttgagttcgtagttgactactgagcgacctaagcgatcgattgctagccaatcagatagaactccttttcctgtgttcggtgaaataccactcggccgtcgctcaccaacggagtattaaatttatatttatcgtatagggcgtCGACACTGTGTGGTGCACTAATACACAAACTTTCtgttcatcacttattgacagtcacCTACCAGGAAAAGCGTTAATATGCTGTcgggtcagtgaccaatttaatggcggaactcctTTGTTCCAAACAATAGTACCACTTTcatgaatagcctgtcggcaaatcaaatcgacatcaaaggaacaatgcgttacgtaatctacaCGCACTGTGTCATAGTACTGTTATTTTACGGCACATTTCCGTACGCTATTCTACTGTAAAAATTACAGTCAAATTTTTACAGTGCATTGCTTCTCCTTCCTATCTAAGCTCCTTGATCGCAACGATACATCACTGTCAGATATGCGATCCAGACTAAGATAACCAAATATAGCCTTTGATTATCTTATCATTCATCATTGTTAAATGTATACGCATGATAGGGTATAGActataggtattgttggtcgaaggaaCCAAAACAATCGATTTTTTCATAATCTAAATCAATAACACTtggatgttttgcagaagttcattccacaaatcatatagtttgaaaacttgcttgatttattgttgttaacgagttatgtgtttcagccctctttacaacataacctaacaggcaggacctacaaaagtatatctgcgatatttcaatccttctacacactcgctatgaattgatcaatgcaatttttgccaaagctccctACCATTCGCAACttgaagatgctgtgaactaccaaatcgcaatagtttaaaatagttgctaaccttaatcatTGTGTTGCCATTGTGATTATTTGTGTAAAGTTAAGCAAATTATTTGAATTACTTCCAGTATATGGATGTgcttgctttaagggggtactacacccctgtggtaaatttgtgactatttttgcatttttctcaacaaataataacacactggtaacaaaagttatgtatattattggggcaaggaatccaattactacactgaaatttcagtgattcaagacaagcggttcagtatgataggaaatgaggtacatcctatcggtaccttatttcttatcataaatagcgaactgcttgtcttgggtcactgaaattacagtatagtaattggattccttgcccctataatatacataacttttgttaccactgtgttattaaatttttgagaaaaatgcaaaaatagacacaaatttatcgagggggtgtagtacccccttaatgcttcCAACTCTACTTctgatttatatttttatactgaCACTATATGTGCATGAATCTTAACAGTTAGGAGCGTATTTGCACAAACATTATGTATGTGATTTTCCCGTAAATATTGCATCATGTAAATAAACTTGAACTCCACCAACCCAGAGTTTAATACTATTGATTTGCCTCTTGATTTCCCAGGGTCTCGCTGTAGTGATAATAACAGTTTACGTGATCAACATGATCATGGTAAATGCATTTTGTTTCCTGAAAATAGGTCACTTTAATACACGCTACATGATCATAAACTTGAAACTGATCCAACTT
Proteins encoded in this region:
- the LOC140150022 gene encoding uncharacterized protein; the encoded protein is MGSTLLWAVFTVISLITIVLHYGVNGDDDVTPECNSTCRYIAWAFDANCRERKLDAVPQECWEAKTIDLRDNQITRIMSNVFGAFRNLLYVDLEFNGIVELDADAFVGNDRVRHIYLQSNQLEIIRRDTFTGVPNLLQLYLNSNRIRTVETGAFSGLSKLEMLFLSENELDDLPVGLLGGLTKLKYFHMTHNRLTILRNDTFKNLAAVRHLNFINNNIRVIEAGAFKGLLSLQSLRLAYNDISIIGFRAFSRLRSLIQLDLYSNKIETISNFTNSIRNIDELYLGDNPLKCDCQIAALKSWYVTHEITDSKANATCGGPESVQGVAVIDVEVVVCSPPEKPNHKVIMEEEIPNPDEFGSQDGDQSFQQSSSTMPPSSTLAVVVIVGIVLFAVFFVSVICLVYNRYYRKPFNHKQYYKQVSQISRTESVNSNGSKRCFEMFQSNRGTTYTENVHVTMKTSAILTLFAVEYCIFLCGTIPVVWTEECNEICDYSPDHNHADCSNQNLDIIPVASQCSEASFLDFRRNALQYLDESSLSGYGKLRYVYLEYNNIRNITPRAFAACVELKEIFLQNNPLVIIVNNTFYGLSKLRNLYLNVASLEVIEAGAFAGLNSIERLYLNDNGLRTLPHNVFHSLRTLRFLMLSNNRLEYFHSEQFQGLAQLKRIEIQNNLLMRLESGMFRGLPSLTSLIASHNSISEIHVGALEFESLGNLAEIDLSFNNIIDVRNISSGLVDIQRVFFAGNPMSCGCTNEVLMQWYEKHVQESSTIIADTRTEVICQGPEDFTGMPMKDVSQAVILKCKDLPKPTSYDKTEVSVATVLTGASGYVEIIDGVPMINEDDDKRQMAVAQESALGSDQQEDGQMYMFIGISALVVCLAVIIIFAVLIYRRYSDSQRPRADTQDKNIKGCTPSPRTGLTENPLPDEPPEEDEEVLYEPIANMQEFPTRTSRSRLISERSFDSAFSEGSFPESDDISPPKYPPPPPPPHANQSGTLSGYIPVYQSENGKVYLCTKCPHSLVHSTSVPAHCSDLINPQSQPLLLRQHSYPERRQHPPHHDPAYTYANQPNDQITSHHGQPLPSYAQVMKHQLPEADFPAQTQEPQLAQMYDQNEVQDNPPIPLQTDIADYSQLDLSSYPSTNPFSTQRLRSATCVPSQHSSSQPCQPRRVSFSDVNTVYTQNTPVLTRDNPGDNPVYIQNNPVST